The Brassica napus cultivar Da-Ae chromosome C7, Da-Ae, whole genome shotgun sequence genome has a segment encoding these proteins:
- the LOC106410737 gene encoding UPF0301 protein TC_0483 has translation MDACFLTSRSISGVKELVPFIKPRIFSCPKRSSCQFLTRKFASPFFVNCSLSDSWKPLDDDCVNNSTADADWREFRARLVAGEQAATSEKDSSSSWSNPDMVVDYTSSSSTLITVGNKWAHKIHEPEPGCLLIATEKLDGVHIFEKTVILILSVGPSGPIGVILNRPSLMSIKETKSTVLDVAGTFSDKRLFFGGPLEEGLFLVSPRSGGDNEVAKSGVFRQVTRGLYYGTRESVGLAAEMVKRKLVGRSELRFFDGYCGWEKEQLKAEILGGYWTVAACSSSVVELGSAVQTHGLWDEVLGLIGPQTGSVI, from the exons ATGGATGCTTGTTTTCTTACCTCAAGATCAATCTCTGGTGTCAAAGAGCTTGTCCCGTTCATCAAACCCAGAATCTTTTCTTGCCCCAAGAGAAGTTCTTGCCAGTTTCTCACCAGGAAGTTTGCTTCTCCGTTCTTTGTAAATT GTTCTCTTTCGGATTCATGGAAGCCACTGGACGATGATTGCGTCAACAACTCGACAGCAGATGCTGACTGGAGAGAGTTCAGGGCAAGGCTGGTAGCTGGAGAGCAAGCTGCAACCTCTGAGAAGGACTCGTCCTCCTCGTGGTCTAACCCTGACATGGTGGTTGACTATACGTCATCATCGTCCACACTGATCACAGTTGGAAACAAATGGGCACACAAGATCCACGAGCCAGAGCCAGGGTGTCTCCTAATCGCCACAGAGAAGCTAGATGGAGTCCACATCTTCGAAAAGACGGTGATCCTCATCCTCTCCGTTGGACCCTCAGGTCCTATAGGAGTCATCCTCAACCGTCCATCGCTTATGTCCATCAAGGAGACTAAATCAACGGTATTAGACGTGGCGGGAACGTTTTCAGACAAGAGGCTCTTCTTTGGTGGACCTTTAGAAGAAGGGCTGTTCCTGGTGAGTCCGAGGAGCGGCGGGGACAACGAGGTTGCGAAGAGCGGAGTGTTCAGACAAGTGACGAGAGGATTGTACTACGGGACGAGAGAGAGTGTGGGATTGGCTGCAGAGATGGTGAAGAGGAAGCTGGTGGGAAGAAGTGAGCTAAGATTCTTTGATGGGTATTGTGGTTGGGAGAAGGAGCAGCTGAAAGCAGAGATCTTGGGAGGGTACTGGACTGTGGCTGCTTGTAGCTCGAGTGTTGTTGAGCTTGGTTCTGCTGTTCAGACTCATGGTCTTTGGGATGAGGTTTTGGGGCTTATTGGTCCTCAAACTGGCTCTGTCATCTAA
- the BNAC07G25710D gene encoding uncharacterized protein BNAC07G25710D translates to MWNLASSYLTGPRNEARRPPPVHATHVDCSDDDASSVGSKEEGLECPICWESFNIVENVPYVLWCGHTMCKNCILGLQWAIVKLPTHPVQLPLFISCPWCNLLSFRLVFRGTLRFPRKNYFVLWMVERMNGERRSSRGRDQTDTREQPPPACLHHRGGHHRAQPEPSGSVNNDHRVPRDNIQTSLRKSLVFFVQLTAKFPLVVIFLLIILYAIPTSAAILAMYILVTLLLALPSFLILYFAYPCLDWLVREIVT, encoded by the coding sequence ATGTGGAATCTAGCGTCGAGTTATCTCACAGGACCGAGAAACGAAGCAAGAAGACCACCACCAGTCCATGCTACTCATGTAGACTGTTCAGATGACGATGCCTCATCAGTAGGCAGCAAAGAAGAAGGTCTCGAGTGTCCTATCTGCTGGGAATCATTCAACATTGTCGAAAACGTTCCTTACGTCCTATGGTGCGGCCACACGATGTGCAAAAACTGCATTTTGGGACTTCAGTGGGCTATTGTGAAACTACCTACACACCCTGTTCAGCTCCCTCTCTTCATTTCGTGTCCTTGGTGCAACCTTCTGTCCTTCCGTCTCGTCTTCAGAGGAACCCTTAGGTTCCCTCGTAAGAACTACTTTGTGCTGTGGATGGTCGAAAGGATGAATGGCGAGAGACGCAGTTCGCGGGGGAGAGATCAAACCGATACAAGGGAGCAGCCACCACCTGCTTGTCTCCACCATCGCGGCGGCCATCACCGCGCTCAACCTGAACCATCAGGCTCAGTTAATAATGATCATCGTGTTCCGAGGGACAACATACAAACTTCGCTGAGGAAGTCTCTGGTGTTCTTTGTCCAGTTGACAGCAAAGTTTCCCTTGGTTGTTATCTTTCTGCTGATTATACTCTATGCGATACCAACAAGTGCAGCCATATTGGCTATGTACATTCTAGTCACTCTCTTGCTGGCTCTACCGTCGTTTCTCATCCTCTACTTCGCTTATCCTTGTCTTGACTGGCTTGTCAGGGAGATTGTTACATGA
- the LOC106409926 gene encoding egg cell-secreted protein 1.4: MEHTSRALVLALALCLAVLITPGAAHDQPPRSESPPSFPIDLEKCWSSLFNVHGCVLELFQSVFSGKFGHVGTACCKAFSTIDANCWPHMFPLNPFFPPLLKDNCANLVPNLP, translated from the coding sequence atggaacaCACATCAAGAGCATTAGTCCTAGCTTTAGCTCTATGCCTTGCCGTTCTGATCACTCCAGGAGCGGCTCATGACCAACCACCACGATCAGAATCTCCACCTAGCTTTCCCATCGACTTAGAGAAGTGCTGGTCATCTCTCTTCAACGTCCATGGATGtgtactggaactcttccagTCGGTTTTCTCAGGCAAGTTTGGACACGTTGGAACCGCGTGCTGCAAGGCGTTTTCGACCATAGATGCTAACTGCTGGCCTCACATGTTCCCATTGAACCCCTTCTTCCCACCTCTTCTTAAAGACAATTGTGCTAACCTTGTTCCAAACTTACCCTAA